In Vicia villosa cultivar HV-30 ecotype Madison, WI unplaced genomic scaffold, Vvil1.0 ctg.004233F_1_1, whole genome shotgun sequence, one DNA window encodes the following:
- the LOC131641900 gene encoding F-box/kelch-repeat protein At3g23880-like — protein MYNRGKHYVTLLNPSIRFKSNKSPAAADADFALHFGMIRQYGFGYDQLHDKYKVLVVMRNSTHVLTKLYTFGHDSWKTIHNFNLTPIHFLGIFVSGTLNWIVQKECVYVILSFDLEKENSKEILLPQQDDDDDVKLTEHTLYVLNNCLGVSYETNKTHWVAWLMKEYGVVDSWTKIMIIPYDKLNKQPCFPLFISQNGIVLLMKKWTSQFFLYNINTGHWINSTETTGTLRVNLHIYCESLVSVPW, from the coding sequence ATGTATAACCGAGGTAAACATTATGTCACACTGCTCAACCCTTCTATCAGGTTCAAATCCAATAAATCACCAGCAGCTGCTGATGCTGATTTTGCTTTGCATTTTGGCATGATTAGGCAATATGGCTTTGGATATGATCAACTTCATGACAAGTACAAAGTACTAGTTGTTATGCGAAATTCAACTCATGTTTTAACCAAACTTTATACCTTTGGTCATGATTCATGGAAAACCATTCACAATTTCAACCTTACACCCATTCACTTCTTAGGGATATTTGTGAGTGGCACTCTTAACTGGATAGTTCAGAAAGAATGTGTTTATGTGATTCTTTCCTTTGATTTAGAGAAGGAGAATTCCAAGGAAATCTTGTTGCCTcaacaagatgatgatgatgatgtcaaGCTGACTGAACATACTTTAtatgttttgaataattgcctTGGTGTGTCTTATGAGACTAACAAAACTCATTGGGTTGCATGGTTGATGAAAGAATACGGAGTTGTTGACTCATGGACCAAAATCATGATCATCCCTTACGACAAGCTCAACAAGCAACCTTGTTTTCCCCTTTTCATTTCACAAAATGGTATTGTTCTTCTAATgaaaaaatggacttcacaaTTTTTCCTATATAACATAAATACTGGTCACTGGATTAATTCAACGGAAACTACCGGAACTCTAAGGGTCAATCTACATATTTATTGTGAGAGTCTTGTATCAGTGCCATGGTAA